In the Bacillota bacterium genome, CCACATGCCCCAGATGGACGGGATTTCGGCCCTCCGCAAACTGATGGAGACCAATCCCCTTCCGGTGGTACTGTTAAGTAGTGTAACCAAAGAAGGCAGCGATGTCACCACCGAAGGACTACTCCTCGGCGCTGTTGATTTCCTTACCAAACCCATTACTTGGGATAACATCGAAGGGTTCCGGGAACAACTGGCCCTGAAGGTTAAGACCGCAGCCAATGCTAATCTACGGGGCCTGGTCAAGGAGTTGCCCCCCACCCCTCCACCTAGAACCAGTCTACATGCCGGCGCTGCCCAGCGCCTGATTGCCATCGGTTCTTCCACCGGGGGGCCCAAGGCTCTGGAAACGTTGCTTTCCGGTCTATCTCCGCATTTGCCTGCCTGTGTGCTCATTAGTCAACACATGCCGGGCCAATTTACCGCGGCTTTAGCCCAGCGCTTGAATAACAGTTGTCCCCTGGAGGTGCGGGAAGCCCGCAGTGGAGACGTACTGAAAGAGGGTCTTGTCCTCTTGGCTCCAGGTGAATACCATCTGCGGGTGACACCCCGGCGGGTCGTCCAGCTCACCACTGAGGAGCCCGATGCCACCATCAGGCCTTCCATCGACGTAATGATTTCCTCTGCCGTGCAAGTCTACGGTGCCCAGATGGTGGCGGTGATTCTGACGGGTATGGGCCGGGACGGTGCTGCGGCTTGTCTTAAGGTCAAGGAAGCTGGGGGATTGGTGGTGGCCCAGGATGAAACAACCTCGGTGGTCTACGGTATGCCTAAAGCTGTGGTGGAAAATGGTGCGGCCCACATGAGTTTGCCTGGCCACAGTATTGCTGAATTTTTGAATTGGTATGTCAACGGCCTGAAACAGGGAAGCTTTCCAAGACTAAACGGACGCCCCGATTTAACCGAAAGATAAGAGGAAGGTTACGCAAGGAGCGTGGATTTCATGAAGATAGATCGCACGACCCTGGTGAGTTTTGCCCGGCTTAATGCCCAGACGGCACCAAAGGGTAAGCCTACCGCCAAGAAGACTCAGGCCGATCAGGTGTCTATTTCTGCCCAGGCCAGGCAATTGGCGGCCGTGTCCCAAAATGAGAGGGCGGAGAAAGTAGCTAAGATCAAGGAACAGATTGCTGCTGGGACCTACAAAGTGGATCCCGAGAAAGTGGCAGGCAAAATTATTGACTTTTTCAGGTAGGGGAATATGCGGGGGTTTCAGTTTACCTTAGACAAGCTGCTCCGGCTGCGGGAGGCGGAGAAGAAGCAGCAACAGCTTAAGACGGCTAAAGCTTACACCATAGTGGAGCAGCGGACAGAACAGGTCGCTAACCTGGGTACAAAGCGTGCAGAGGCTCTCCGTATGAAGGATGAGCCTTCCGTTGTCTCGATGCAGCTCAACTACAGACACAGACAATACCTGACCTGTGTCTTGAAGAATGCCCAAGACCAACTGCATCAGGCGAAAGAAGAACACGCTAGACAGCAGGAATACTTGCGGGAGGCGACGAAAGATTACAAGGTTTTAGTGCTTCTTAGGGATCGACAGAAGGATATGCACAGAAGGGCGATGCAAAGGCGGGAACAGCAAATGCTCGATGAGTTTGCCAGCTTTGCCCGAGTAAGGCAGGAGAGAGGGTAGTCCCCCTTGGAACGCTTGCCCATCGACAAGGTACGGCCTGGTATGTATTTGGTCCGTACAATTGAGGATAGTTCAGGAAGAGTGTTACTCAAGGCCGGAACACAACTGACTGCTAGATATATACAAAAGATTCACCAATTGGGATACCCCTCCATCTATGTCGGTGAACCCTGGGAAGCGGAGATTGAGGTAGCCCAACCGGTCTCCAGCGAAACGAAACATCGAATTACCTCGTCCCTGAGGGAATTGTACACCAAGCGGGGCCCGGACATGCTTGACGAACTGGTCGAGGTGGAACAAGCCGTCGAGGCCCTAGTAGACGAATTGCTGGTGCAGGAATCCATCGTTTTGAGCCTTTCGGAAATCCGCAATTACGACAACTACACATTTC is a window encoding:
- a CDS encoding chemotaxis response regulator protein-glutamate methylesterase; protein product: MDKIKVMVVDDSAFMRRLLTDLLEVDSAIEVVGTAANGVEFLEEVPRLKPDVVTLDIHMPQMDGISALRKLMETNPLPVVLLSSVTKEGSDVTTEGLLLGAVDFLTKPITWDNIEGFREQLALKVKTAANANLRGLVKELPPTPPPRTSLHAGAAQRLIAIGSSTGGPKALETLLSGLSPHLPACVLISQHMPGQFTAALAQRLNNSCPLEVREARSGDVLKEGLVLLAPGEYHLRVTPRRVVQLTTEEPDATIRPSIDVMISSAVQVYGAQMVAVILTGMGRDGAAACLKVKEAGGLVVAQDETTSVVYGMPKAVVENGAAHMSLPGHSIAEFLNWYVNGLKQGSFPRLNGRPDLTER
- the flgM gene encoding flagellar biosynthesis anti-sigma factor FlgM; amino-acid sequence: MKIDRTTLVSFARLNAQTAPKGKPTAKKTQADQVSISAQARQLAAVSQNERAEKVAKIKEQIAAGTYKVDPEKVAGKIIDFFR